The genomic window CGGTCGCGCTGTTAGCGGCATCGATTTGGGCATTTCCCAACGCTCCCCTGCGAGGGCAAGACCCCGCCGGCGGACCGGATCAAGAAGTCTTGACGCACGGACCGGTCCATGAGGCCTACGCCGAACCGACCGTGTCGAATCCGACAGAGCCGCTCGTCGTCCCGAAGCAGGCGCCCGCGCCGATCGAAGAGATGCCGCCCGATGTGAAGCCCGACGGTGCGAATGTTGTCTGGATCGCCGGCTATTGGGCCTGGGACGACACGCGAAACGACTTCATCTGGGTTAGCGGCATTTGGCGCGACACGCCGCCGAACTACGTTTGGGTCGCCGGCTATTGGAGCCAGGTGGCCAACGGCTTCCAATGGACTCCCGGCTTCTGGTCGCCCGCCGAACAGCAGCAAGTGAGCTACCTGCCCGAGCCGCCGCAATCGCTGGAATCCGGGCCGAATACTCCGCAACCGTCGGCCGACGATTTCTGGGTGCCGGGGAACTACCAATACGTCGAGACGCGCTACGTTTGGCGGCCCGGCTATTGGACGGTCGCCCAGCCGGACTGGATCTGGACGCCCGCGCATTTCGTTTGGTCGCCGAGCGGCTATATCTTCATCCCGGGGCACTGGGATTATGTGCTCGCCCGCCGCGGCGTGCTCTTCGCGCCGGTTTATTTCTCGGCGCCGATCTATGCCCGGCGGCATTTTGTCTTCGCGCCGAGCGTCGTGATCGATTCGAATCTACTGACGGTGAACTTCTTCGTCCGCCCGAATTATTGCCACTACTACTTTGGCGATTATTACGGCGAGAACTTCGTCGCGCTGGGTTTCAATCCCTGGTTCTCGGTGGGTGTGCGGTTTGGGCCCGATCCGCTGTTCGCTTATTATCGCTGGGACCATCGCGACGATCGCCGCTGGGCCGAGGGGCAGCGCGAGCATTTCGCTTACATGAACTCCCACCCGGAGGCCCGGCCGCCGCGCACCTACGCCCAGCAGACGACGATCATCAACAACAACATCACGATCAATAAGAACACGAACAACATCGCCATCGGCGCGCCGCTGAATCAATACGTGAAGAACGTCAACAACAGCGGCGGGAACAATGTGAAGTTCGTGAATGTCTCGACGCAGCAGCGGGAGCAATTCGCCCAGCAGGCCGTGCAGACTCACGACATGGCTCGCGAGCGGGCCAAGCTCGAATCGCCGAGCGGCGGTCCCAAGAACGGCCCATTGACGGGCGGTCCAAATCTCGGCGGCACGCCAAAGACGCTGAATCTGCGCAATTTGGCACAGTCCGGCGGCGGCCAGTTGCCGGGAAGCAATCCGACCGGCGCCGGCGCAAATGTTCGTACGAACACGAACATCAATTCGCAAACTGGAGGGCCATCCAATGAACGAACGGGGGCCGGCGGCAAGACATTCGGCGGCCCGAACACCGCCAATCCCGGCGCCGGAACGATTCCTGGCAACCTGAACTACGGGCGAACTGGAACTGGATCGGGAACTCTGCCTGGCGGCACGACCGGACCCGGGACCGCCGGGGGAACAACGTCGGGCCGCGGGCCCTCCGGCGCGTCCGGCCCAAGCACTGATATATTCCGGGCGAGAACGGGAGAGGCGCTCAAGAGCGGCTCGGGATCGAGCAACGGACCGGGTCCCGGTGGACCGAGCGGCTCGGGTTCGAACGCCAAGAAATTTGAGGACTTTAATAACAAAGGCCCGTCATTCTCGCCCCCGAGCGGTCGCGGCGGCGGCCCGCCACCATCGCCCACTCCCAGCGATCGCGGCAGATCGTCGTCGGGCGATTCGCGCGGCAAGAAACCGGACGACAGCAAAGGCGGCTCAAATGGGCCGGGCGGCGGGCGCGCATTTTTCGCGCCCGGCAATTCTCGCGGCTTGGCCGACGCGCAGAACGCGGTCGAAGAACCCGTCGACAGTCGCGCGAAGGACCCGATCCGGCCACTGACGCTCAATCCATCGCTCGCGCCGACCAGCCGTACCGCGAACGGCTTGGCGGCGAGCCGCTCGTCGTTCGACCTCCAGCCACAGCAGTCAGTCAAAGACCCCGTTCGTCCGCTGAACCTGCTGCCGCAATCGCAGCCCCGTTCATCGACTGGGCCGGTTCCAGCGAACGGACCAGCGCCGCGGGGCAATTCCGATCCGAGAGGCAAAGACCCGATTCAACCGTTGCGGCTCGCGCCGAACAATTGAGATCACGTTTCACTCGGTACCAGGCCCTGCCTGGGACTACACGGCCGCGAAGGCCCTACCTTCGCATTTTTATGGATGGTGCAGTCGCTCGCGAAGGATCGCGAGGCAGAGCCTCGCTCGCAGCGCGTTCCCAGGCAAAGCCTGCAATCGAGGGAATTGCCGCTTCGCGAGATCTAATTCTTCGCGTGCCAATTGGAGCTGGATGTCGAGGCGATCGGTAGCGTTGACGTTTCGGCGCCGGCACTGTCGCCTGCCGCGCCGCCGCCGGTGTTGGAAGCGCTTCCCCATCGCAGCGATTTCGCCCCGTTAGTCGATCTGCTTTCGGACGGCTGCGGCGCATCGCTGGCCGGGCCGATCGCCGACAGAGGGCGAATCGATCCGGCATCGTCTATTCCGTCCGCCGAACCGAGCATGGGACCGTCGCCCCTCAGCGCCTTCGGCTTGCGGACCGACGACGGACTCTTCTTCGGCTCTTCGCCGCTCGGCATCGCGCCATTTGGTGCCGCGCCGCTCGGCTGCGTTTCGGACGGCTGCCCGGGGCCGATTTGCTCTTCGGCCGGCGTCGGCGTGCCGGGGACCGTTTCCGAATCTCCTCCGAAATCGGCGTGCTGGGCGATCGGGCCCGTGCTGAAAACACTGGGCCGCGAGTAGCCGTAGTTGATGTTCATGCCGGCGTCGCGGGCCCGCGCCAAGCGATGGGCATCGAAGTAGGCCTTGCCCGGCCACGGACCTTCGGCCAGGAACACGTCGTCGTATTCGAGCAGCGAGCCCTTGACGAAATGCACCTGCGCGATGCCGCGATTGTAGTCGATGAGCGAGCGATAATAGGCCGCCTCGGCGTCGGACCGCCGCTGCTGGGCCTGCAAGAGGAGATCGAGCGTCACGGTGCCGGCGTCGTAGGCGACCGTCACGGCCGCCACTTCCTGCTCGCTCGCCATGCGCCGATTGAAGTTGGTCTCCATCAAGCGATAATTCAGATCGAGGTTTCGGATCGCGTCGGTAATCTGATGCGAGAGTTCCAGCTCCTGGTCTTGCATGATGTTCTTTTCACGCGTCAGCAGGAGCTGCTGGCTGCGGATTTGCGTGAGTTCCTTGCGGAAGCCGAGCGGCATGCTGAAATTCAAGCCGAGATTCCATTCGCGGAAGCTGGCGTTGGCCATGGTCGCGGTGGCGTCGGTGCCGATGATCGATTCGCTCGGCGTGCCGCGATACGAGGTGCCGTCGTTGCGAATCAAGTCTTCGCCCAGGCCGAAGAGCCGATAACGGCCTTCGAAGTCGAGGTTCGGCAGCAGCAGGTTCTTCGAGGCGATCAACTCCAGCTCGAGCTGCTTGATCTTCCACTTCTCCTTGCGCAGCTCGACGCTGCGGGCCAGGGCTTCTTCGTGAACGTCGTGCCAATCGAAGACCACTTTCGCGGTGGTTGGCTCGTCCTTGGGCCGGATCAGCCGCCCATCGGTCGCTGCCAGGCCCATCAAATAGCGGAGCCGGTTCTCCATTCGGTAAAGGTCGGTCAGGGCCTGTTCGACCTGGGCGCGGAAGGTGAAGTATTGATTGCGCGATTCGGCCTCCTTGTCGGCCTCGCCCCCCTTCGCGTTCACGTCGGACAAGGCCTTGATCTTCTGCCAGGTGGTCAGCGCGCTGTCGCGTCCCACCTCGGCCGCCGCCAAGGCGCGATAGGCAAAATAGACTTCCCAGTAGGCGTTTTCCGTGTCGTCCACCAGGTTCCGCACGCCGGCCTCGAAATCGGCCAGGCTGATGTCCATGTTGATCCGCGAGATCATCACGCCGCGGAATGCCGGCAGCGTGTTGCCCGCGTTGCCGACGCCTATGGGCCCCGCGTCGAGCGGGCCGTTGATCTCGTTGAATAGCAAGCCGCCGCCGCGGAGCAGCCGTTGCTGCAAGGTGAAATCGAGGATGTTCTGATTGTCGTGCGCCGATTCGCGCAGCGGGCTGTTGCTGTCGGTATAGATCTGTTGCGACGTGATCGCGTAGGTCCCGCCGACGGCGCTTCGTTTGGATAGGCCGGTGGTCATCGTGTCGATGTCTTGCAGCGAGATGCGCTGCTGAATGGACCCGACGGAGAGCAGGGCGTTTTGCGGCTGATTGTCGTGTTCCCAGGTGAAGCTGCTGGCGAGCACGGCGTCGAAATTGCTCAGCGCGCCCTCCACGCCAAGATTGGGGTTCGTTTCGATGATGGCCGGATCGTAGACGCTCGTGACCGATTGCGGCGTTGTGAGCAAGACGGAGGGCGCATCCCCGACTTGCGGCCGCGTGCCCCCTTGCGAGGCGAACCGCGCTCCGAGCGTGCGCATGATCTTGCTGTTTTCCAGCGCGGTGTGCACCGCTTCCTCGAGCGAAAGGTCCCAGACCTTCTCGTATTTGCTGTTGGTGAGCGTCAGCGGCGCCTCGGCATCTTGCACTTCGGCCAGGCTGGCATTCTTGACGTCCGGGGCCTCAATCTTGGTCGCCATACCGACGTAGTGTGAGAGGTCTCCCTTCTCGAAGAAATAGAACGGCTGCGTCGGCGCGCAGCCGGCTGCCAGCAGCAGGAGAGACGCGGTCGCGATCCAGGGCAAATGGCAAGGCCGGCTCATTGATTTTGTTCCCTCGCGAGACTCCATGGCATCCACTTGGCGACACGTTGCAAATGACCCGAGCGCAAACCAAGCTTGGCTGGCAATCGCAGCAGAGCTTCCGGTTCCCCCCGGGCCGTTTGCAGCCGTTTCAGTGGAGGCGCGCGAGGCGCAAACCGCTAATGCGGAGCAATCGGCAAGCAATGTATCGACCGGCTCGCCATTAAACTTTGGCGAATTGATGCAATCGCTGCGATCGGAAGAGATTTTAGAAGATTCGCAAACTTCGCAGATTGCGCAAACGACGATCCGCAGATGCTAGCAGCGCGAATGCGAGGTTTTCCCCCGCTCGCGGTTTAGCTGCCACTACAAATACATCCCCACGTAGCCGCCCGTTTGGTCGGCTTTGGCTTGCAGTGCGGCGATGCGCCTTACTGTTTGCGCCAGGTCGCCCGCTTCGATGTAGCGATTGAATTCCACCATGACGGCGCGAGAAACCGTCTCGCGAAACCAGGCCACGACCGGCTCCGTGAGCCATTCGCATGTTTCGCGCACTAGCGTGGCATCCACGTCTGCTAGCAGAGTCTCGCGATCGGCCGAATCGGTGAGCACGGTTCCTTCGAAGCTGAATTCGAGAGTGCCCAAATCGGCGTGATTCGTGAGATGGAAGACGCAGTTGGCATCGTATAGAAAATAGGAATTATGCGAGCCGTGCTTTTCCAAAGCGGCCTTGATCCGCTCGCACCGCGCGCGATACCTCGGCGAGGCGTCGATGGGTATATCGAGCCGGCCCACCGACCGCAGCGGCAGGCAATCGAACGCAATCTCGACGAACCGGCTCATGTCATTTATTCCAACCGACCGTCAACCAGCCCTGGTCGGAAGACAATTGCGATGATACCAGCTTGCCGGCCTTGCTAAAAGGCGCCTTCTGGAACTCGAGTCCCTGGAACTCGAACGTCTCCTTGAACATGTTCTCGAATCGGTGGAGCAGCTTGCCGCGGTCGATCGCCCGCTGCGCCGGTTTTCCGCCGCGCGACTCGACCTTGATTTCGCCGATCCGTTTGGCTTGCTTGCCTTCGATTTTATAGTCGGCCGAGATGGTCCACGGATAGTCGATGTCGATGTCGGGATTGGTGGATGTGAACCGCGTCGCATTGAGGGCGACGGAGAACCCACCTCCCGCAAAATGAACGTCCACGGGATGTTCCTTGGCGAACGTGATCGTCCAGTGCTTGTCGTTCTCCTCGTCAGCTTTCTCTCCGGGAGGGTCCTCGCCGAACATGTCCTTGTAACCCTTGACGAATTCCTCTCGCGAAATCTTGCGGCCGCCGAGCGTCTTGGCGGTGATGTTGTTGGCGAACGATTCATGCACCCGCAGCCCGATCATCGGATTGCCGACGATCGCCGGCGGAGCGATCGTGGCCATGGGTTGCGCACCGGTTTCGCGGCCCACCATGTAGAGAGCCGCCGGCGTCGACGAATAATGCAGCTCGGGCATCGCGCCCCAGCGCTCCAACGGCTGGCGAAGTTTCTCCTGATAGTTCTTGTTTTGGTTCGCGATTCCCTCGCCGGCATTCGACTTGATGCGGTCGCGGACACGTTGCTGGGCGTGCTGCGAGGCGATGCACTCCGCTTCCGGCTTGCTCTGGTAGACGCGTTTGGTGGCGATTCGCTGCACAAGCCGTCCGCCGCAGATGCAAAGGCTATTGATCGTCGTGTGCGTGCAAGCCCAAGCGGCCGGCTCGGAGGCCATATATCCAGCGGCATCCACGGCAACTCGCAGCGCACCCGTGAATTGAGTCGTTCCCGTAGCGCGAATCGTCACCGGCGGATGGACGCCGATGGTCTGCGACGTGGTGGTCCCGCGCAACTGGACTTCCATCAGCACGTGGTCGGGACTGTCGACAAGGACCGACGTCCGCTGGCCGACCGTGTGGGTCGTCCCGGAGACGGAGGTCCCCATGATATTGTCGCTGAAGTGCGGATCATTTTCGTCAATGTCTTCGGCGCTGATTGCAGTGACGAAGTCGCCAGACGCCTGGACCAATAGATTGGGCTGATCGGGTTGGACCGGCGACGAGGGGGCAGCCGCGGTCGCGACCGCAGAGGTATTCGTCTTTCCCAGCGCCAGGAAGCCGGGAAACAGGCAGGCCGATGCCGCGAGAACTCGAGTAATGTATCGCATCTGTTTAGCCCTCCGTAACTTAGAGCGTCCGCCAATTGCACCACCAGAACCTTGGTTGCCGCCCGGCGCGCCTCCCAGAATACACCAATTTGCGCCTCCTGCCACTACCTATACCCTATTGAATCGGAAAAAACTGTGGATTCGCGTTAGTTATCCCATTCTCTCATTTTTTTCAGATTCAAAATGCGATTCGGATGTGGCGAATAGGAAATAACTTAGAGACTTTTTCGTCGCTAAATCCTTTACATATTTTCCAAATTCTCAATCTCACCCCTTGAATTCGTGCGGCTCGTCGGCATAAATGGCACCCTGTTGATCCTGCCCGCAACTCTGCCAGCTCACCCACGGCAAGTTGCGATTATATCCTGCCCAATCGCACCCACGACCACGGCGTCGTCGGAGCGAGCGTATGGTTCGCGTCTTTGCCGCTAGCTTCGCAACTTGAACAGGAGGGTGACTCATGTCGAGACGGTCCTGGATCGCGCTGTCACTGTTGGCTTTGTCAGTCTGCTTCACGCTGGGCAGCAAGGCGGACGCGGTTGAATTCAAGACGGCCATTCTCAGAAACGCGATCATTTGGCAAACGGATTACTACGAGGCCTATCGGACGGCGCAGCACGACAAGAAGCTGCTGCTGATTTATTTCGACCCGCACCCGCCGATTCGAACGACGGGGATGGCCACCGGAACCACGGATGACGCGATCGACCGCACCCTTGCCGCGACCGAAGACCGCGAGCGGCTGGCTGACTATGTATTCGCCCGATTGCCGCTTAACGTGACGATCGCAGAGAATAGCAAGCCGGTGCGGCTTGTGGACCATCCGGCATTTGCCGACATCCGCAACGGCGGGGGGCTGGCCATCATCGATCTGGCCCATCCCAACACGCCCTATTACACGTTCGTCGTGAGCGCGCTGCCGCTGAGCAACGGAAAATACTATCGTTTTCATCCGGAATACGTGCCGGTGCTGCTCGATCTTCCCGAGGGAACCTTGACGCAGCGGACGATGATCTTCGCGGTGCGCATTCATCCGGAGTCTCCCGCGAGCACGCGCAGCAAGCAGAGCCCGATCTTGAGCGACGAGGCCGCGAGCCATTCCCACTATCAGGCGCAGATCGGCGTGCAAGGACACCATCAATGGGAAAGCCGTTTTCAGCGGATCATTTCCCGCTTGTTCGGCAGGGGAACGCCGGCCCTGCCAAAGGAGATCGTCGCCGAGAGTTGGCCGAATCAGAACCTGATCGATTCTTGCATCGACTGCGTCGATAGCTGGCGGCAATCGTCGGGGCATTGGGCGGCCGTGAAATCGACCCACGATAGCTATGGCTACGACATCCAACGCGGCTCGAACGGAATTTGGTACGCCACCGGCATCTTTGCCAATTGAGCAGTGTTTTTGCCGCTGGGTGTGTCAAGCGAAGCGCAGACGCTCTGCTGTCGACTGTGAGATCGAAGCAACGGTGCGTCGGCGCGGAGTACCGCTGGACACACCCTACGATCTGGTGCCGTCTGCACCGATTAATCCGGTCGCGCTGGCGGTGATGCATTCTTGCATCATGCGTGTTGCCGAACGGCAACACGTCGCCAATTCGCGTGCTAGGCTTTAGCCAGCGGAATAGTTTGCCTGGGCGTACCACGGCGATCCAAGACAGCACGACCGGATTGATCGACATGGCTGGGTCATCGGCCCGCGAACGGCGGTGGACCGCGGCGCTTGCGCTGGGGCTGCTCGCTGTTTGCGCGCTGACGCAGAGTGGTTGTCTGCGCCCGCCGGTGACACCGGCCGAATCGCTGGGCCAACAGCTCTATACGATTCAACCCGGCACTCCCGTCGCGGCGGCGCCGGTGGCGCCGGGTGCGATCGATCCGAACGCTCTTCCCTTGGCGCAGCCGGCCGCGCCCGTTATGCCGGGGCCGACAACCGTCGCTCCCCTGGCAACCGCTTTGCCAACTGCGCCGCCAATTGCCGCGCCCGCGCCGAATCCGGCGGCGGACTCCGGCCTGCTGCTCAGCCCCGGCGTTGTGGTGGCGCAGGTGGGTTCGAATGTCGTGATGGTCGCAAGCGTATTCGGGCCGGGTCGCGCGATCCTCGAGGGTCGGCGCGTGGAATGGATGCTCGCTCCCGGCGGCGTCGGCGAGATTACCGCGGTGGGGACCGCTCCTAGCGGGTTCCTGGGGTTGGGATCGTCTCCCGCCGCCAAGGTCAATCCGCTGTATGCCGTCGGCGAAACTTTCTCGCGCAGCATCGTCGTTACGCATGGCGCGGGTACCCAGCTTGGCGATCTCACGATCGCCCGCGGGCAGACTTGGATTACCGTCAGCTCGCCGAACGAAGGGGCGAGCTATGTCACGGCACTCGCCCCCGAGCTGGAGAACTGGGCGAGTCGGCAGCAAACGGCCGTGATTCATTGGGTCGATGCGCAATGGTCGGCAGCGCCGCCGGGAGTTGATCCGGCCGGATCGCGGCACACGTTCACGACAACCATCACGCGCCGCACCACCGGCGAACCGCTGGCCGGCTGGCGCGTCCGTTATGAAATCACTGGT from Pirellulales bacterium includes these protein-coding regions:
- a CDS encoding TolC family protein; the encoded protein is MSRPCHLPWIATASLLLLAAGCAPTQPFYFFEKGDLSHYVGMATKIEAPDVKNASLAEVQDAEAPLTLTNSKYEKVWDLSLEEAVHTALENSKIMRTLGARFASQGGTRPQVGDAPSVLLTTPQSVTSVYDPAIIETNPNLGVEGALSNFDAVLASSFTWEHDNQPQNALLSVGSIQQRISLQDIDTMTTGLSKRSAVGGTYAITSQQIYTDSNSPLRESAHDNQNILDFTLQQRLLRGGGLLFNEINGPLDAGPIGVGNAGNTLPAFRGVMISRINMDISLADFEAGVRNLVDDTENAYWEVYFAYRALAAAEVGRDSALTTWQKIKALSDVNAKGGEADKEAESRNQYFTFRAQVEQALTDLYRMENRLRYLMGLAATDGRLIRPKDEPTTAKVVFDWHDVHEEALARSVELRKEKWKIKQLELELIASKNLLLPNLDFEGRYRLFGLGEDLIRNDGTSYRGTPSESIIGTDATATMANASFREWNLGLNFSMPLGFRKELTQIRSQQLLLTREKNIMQDQELELSHQITDAIRNLDLNYRLMETNFNRRMASEQEVAAVTVAYDAGTVTLDLLLQAQQRRSDAEAAYYRSLIDYNRGIAQVHFVKGSLLEYDDVFLAEGPWPGKAYFDAHRLARARDAGMNINYGYSRPSVFSTGPIAQHADFGGDSETVPGTPTPAEEQIGPGQPSETQPSGAAPNGAMPSGEEPKKSPSSVRKPKALRGDGPMLGSADGIDDAGSIRPLSAIGPASDAPQPSESRSTNGAKSLRWGSASNTGGGAAGDSAGAETSTLPIASTSSSNWHAKN